The window CAGTTCGTTCGCGCTTCCCGATATTAATATCTTTCCTTCGTATATTATGTAGGCGCGGTCTGTTATTTCAAGCGTTTCTCTTACGTTATGGTCAGTTATAAGAATGCCTATATTATGAGCCTTTAGACTTCTTAGTATGTTTTGAATATCTGCTCTCGCAATCGGGTCAATCCCGGTAAATGGTTCATCCAGTAATAAAAAACTCGGCTTTATCGCTAATGCTCTTCCAATCTCAACTCTTCGCCGCTCTCCGCCGGAAAGCCGATACCCTAAATGGTCTTTTACCCGCTCTATGCCAAGCATCCCCATTATTTCTTTTAATCTTTCTTTCCTTACGGTACGGTCTTTCTCAACGAACTCCAGCACCGCAAGTATGTTTTGTTCGACTGTTAATTGCCTGAATATGGATGCTTCCTGCGGAAGATACCCGATTCCCCGCCTCGCGCGCAAATGCATTGGTTCGTAAGTTATGGCGTCATTATCAAGATAAACTTTTCCGGAGTCGGGCGGGATAAAACCTATTACCATATAGAACGTCGTAGTCTTTCCTGCCCCGTTTGGTCCTAACAGTCCGACTACTTCTCCGTTTTTTACTTCGATGTTGACTTCGTTTACTACGCGTCTCTTTTTATAAGCCTTAACCAACGCTTCTGCCCTTAAAGTTGCCATCTTTTTCCTCTGACATTTCCACTTATTATTAGTTGCTTAATTTTTCTATTAGTCAATAAAATTTTTATCTTTTCCCCCATAATGCTGTCTTCTTTTGAAACAACATAAGGATTATTATAAAGCTCCGCAATGTCTTTTTTGGGAAAGTATATGCCGTAACCGCTGTAACAATTGGTGCTGTCTAATTTGATTACTACGTTACCGATTACTTCAGTCTTGTTGACTTCTTTTAGTGTGTCGCTTTCGAATTTAATCGTATCTCCCGTAATCTCCATAGAATCCGAAAAAGAATAGAACACGGCGCTGTCCCTTACATTACCTTTGCTGACGTCAGCCCGGTAAAATCCTTTATTCCCGCTAATTCTTATTTTTTCTTTGTTGTTTAAGTAAACCATATTTTTATTTATCCACATGCTGTCATCAAGGTATCTGCACATATCCCCTGTCAGGGTTTCGTTTCCTCTATATGCCTTAAACCCGTTATAAATGTTAATGTCTCTATCCCAGAAATATTCACTCAAATTACAATCTATGTTCACCGCTTTAAGCGAATCTCCTTTTGTTATATGAACGGAATCTCTTGCAATAACTTTTTCGGTAGTGATAATTCCGGTGTTAGAGTTAATTATCAAATCTTTATATTTGAACTGAACGTTCCCGTAAAGGTAGACTGTTGAATCCATAAGATTGGAACTATCCGACTTAACCGTATAAGAACGAGGCGCATTTGTTGTGTCTGTTGTAGTGGTGTCCGTCGTATCTTTTACGGCACTTTTGCTTATCATTCCTTTTACAATATTTTTATCTGCCTCTTTATAATGCAACGAATCCGAAATAAGCACCAAAAATATTATCTTAAATATTATCATTTTTCTTTCTTTTTTCTGTCATTCTGAGTGTAACGAAGAATCTCATCTTTACTTTCATTTCTTCTTCTTGTCTCTTAACGTCTCTTCAGATCACTGTTTAATTTCTATTTTATAATTGTAATCTTCTTTGTCGTTTCGGATGCGCCTGCAGTTAGTCTCACAAAATAAATCCCCGATGTCAACCCTTTTGTATTTAATGAAATACTATAAGTTCCTGCCGGTTTTTCTTCATTAACTAATGTCTTTATGCATCGACCTGACAAGTCGTAAATCGTTAACGAAACGTTACTTTTAGCAGGTATTTGGCAACTAATAACTGTTGATTTAGCAAACGGATTCTTACTTATTTTCAATTCCGCATTCCGCGATCCAAAATCCGCATTTTCTTCCACTCCTGTCCCATCATCCTTAAGTACCCAAACCCCGCCTGCTTCGCTACAACTTACATACATCAAACTGTCCTGCGGATTAACTGCAATAGACCCCGGACTTTGTCCTACCTGCATCGTTTGTATTACGGAATTAGTTGCTCCGTCAATTACGAAAATACTACCAAGACCTGCCGTATAAATCTTATTTGTTGTAAAATTTACAGCAAACTGCAAGGGTGAAAACCCGATAGGTATCGTAGCAACAATTGAATCATTTATTCCGTCAATTACTAAAATAGTTTTATCTATAGAATTTGTCACATAAATCTTATTTGTTGTCGGATTTACACAGATACCGGAAAGCCAAGACTCAACGAATACTGAATCTATTACTGAATCACTTGCCCCATCTATCACTAAAACACTACTGTCTAGGGTCGATACGTAAACTTTATTTGTTATTGGATTTACGCAAATCTTATTTGGATAACAATCAACGATACTATCAACTAATGAATTACTTGCGCCGTCAATTATTAAGAGATTGCCAGAGATATCATCTGCCACATAAATTTTATTTGTTGTCGGATTTACACAAATCAACCCCAGCATACTTCCAATAATAGGTAATGTAGCAACAACGGTGTTACTTGTCCCGTCAATTACTGGAATACTATTCATCATCCCATTTGTCACATAAATTTTATTTGTTGTTTGGTTTACACATATAATTATAGGGTAAAATCCGACAGGTATAGTAGCAACAATTGAATTATTTGCTCCGTTAATTACAGAAACGTTATTTTGTCCTGCATTTGCTACGTAAATCCTATTGGTGGCAGTATTTACACATATCCCACGTGGACTAGCCCCGACAATTACCGTAGAAACTACTGAATTAGTTACTCCCTCAATCACTGAAACATTATCACTATAACTATTTGCCACATAGATTTTATTTGTTGTTGGATTTACGCATATGCCGGAAGGATAATGTCCAACGATTGTAGTATTAATTACGGAATTATTTGTTCCGTCAATCACTGAAACATTATCAAATGAGGAATTTGCCGTATAGATTTTATTTGTTGTTGTGTTTACACAGATATTCTTAGGAAAATATCCGATAGGTATTGTATCAACTATTGAGGCAGTCATCTCATCGATTACAGAAATAACCGTATCGTAACTATATATTACATAAATTTTATTTGTTATTGGATTTTCACAAATACCGGAAGGACCAAACTTGGCAGATATTGTATCAATTACGGAATTGTTATTTCCATCAATTACTGAAATATCATCCCACCCATTATTTGCTACATAAATTTTATTCGTTGTTGGATTTAAGCAAATACTCCGGGGATAATACCCGACAGGTATTGTATCAACTACGGAATTAGTTGTCCCATCAATTACTGAAACATTATTACGATAATAATTTGTCACATAAATCTTATTCGTCGTCGGGTTTACACAAATACCGGAAGGGCAAGAATCAACACTTATTGTAGCATCAACTGTATTGTTCCCCCCGTTAATTACGGAAACAGTATTACTGCTCCAATTTGCCGTATAGATTTTATTTGTTGTCGGGTTTACACAGATGGCGTTAATAGAATACCCGACGTTTATTGTGGCAATAACTGAATCATTTGTTCCATCAATTACCGAAATATTATCACTCCCGGAATTTGCTACATAAATCTTATTTGTTGTTGGGTTCACCGCTACCGCAGTCGGGTACTTTCCATTTCCTGCTTGCGGTCTTAATAATATACTGTCAACCACCGATACCTTCGCCCATACACACTGATTCAGTATTGTAACTACAACCGCTATTAATATATTTAGTTTTTTTATATTTCCCCCTGCTTTTATCTCTTTTTTATCCTGCCTGCCTGCCAGTCTTTTTGGTATGTCCTATTTTTCTATGTTTTATTTTCTGTTCCCTGCTCACTGATTTGCTGATATTCTGATACCCTCTTTTATGGGTGCCCACATTTTATAATTTCCTATTTTTTGTGGTCACCTGTTTTAAATCTTTTTGTCTCGTTCAACATTTCCCCTCTGTTTTTCTTTCCTCTGCGTACTCTGCGACTCTGCGGTGAAAAACTCTTTTTCTCACTTCACCGTATCCTTCTCAGTCTCCGTATTTGTTTTTGTATTCGGTATTTCTTTTCTTATTATCGTATCTTTTTTAGCCACAGCTCTTGTCGTGTATTCCCTTATTTTCATTCCCCCAATTTCCGATTCTTTTTTCATCTCGTTCTTCTGTTCCGCTTGAGAGGGAGGCTTGCTCACTCCTATACTGTCAATCTTTCCTAACGTCCCCACTCCACTGCCGGAAGTCTCTTTTAATTTTATATTAGTTAAATCCGGGTTGCTTTCAAAGTTCTTCCCCGAAATCTTTTTGTCTTTTGTCGTAATTAAAACTTGTTCTTCCGTGTATATTTTCTGGCGAGCGTTTGACCATTTCAGTTCATTTGACTCGAGTACTGCCCCCTCTATCCCCGTAACTTTCACGTTTCCAAATGCTTCCATATCATCAGTCTCCGTAAAAAGCGTTCCGCTGTCCGCCAACAACTCCCCATAAAAAGCGCCTTTCTTAAAGAAATTAAGTTTTATCCTGTATACCAGTGTCGTCTCCGAATATACAATTGCTTTTGATGCTGCCAGCTTGAAACTCGTCTCCCCATTCGCACATTCGGTCAAGTTGAAATTCATTATTACCTGACTGCCGTCAGGCAGGTTTTTTTCAAAATCGGAAACCGAATCGTGTTTTTTCTGCCCCTTGCATCCTGCCGTTAAAAGCAACAAAATAAGGATATTAAAATATCTAATCATATTTATTTTGGTATAAACTTTTGCTGTAAAGATGAATTCCCTTTGAAAAACCTGAGAATCGTAACTTCTTTTACCGGGTCGCGCCCGTTCTTAAAACTTACTTTTCCCGTAACTCCGGTAAAGTTATCCACTTTCCTCAACTCATCTCTTATCCCTGCGCTTGTGGTATCATTCAATTTCAGCGTTCCTATCAAACGAATCGCATCATATCCCAATGCGCCGAAACTCGTCGGTTCCATCGAAGTTGCATTCATATAAGAATTTCTGAATTTCTTCGCCTTAACATCGTTCTTGAAAAAATGAGAAGAATAAAAATAAAACCCGTTATACTCTTTTGTCATATTTATTAGTTCCTGCGAATCCCACCCGTCGCCACCCATAAGAGGGCAGGTTATTCCAAGTTGCGCTGCCTGTTTGATTATATTTTCCGCTTCTTTATAATAACTTGCAACAAATATGCAGTCAACGTTTTTTACGATTAATGCCTGTAATTGAGTTCTAAAATCCGTATCTCCTGAAGTATAAACCGCCTCTTTTGCTATCTCTCCGTTTATTTCCTGGAACCTCTTCTCAAAAGCCGATGCAAGTTCCTTGGAATAAATATTATCATAGTCAAGCAATACTCCTGCTTTTGTTTTCCCCATAGCATAACGGATAAACTCAGCCATTCCTTTCCCCTGCATTGTGTCGCTATAACATAAACGATATATACGGGAAGACATTATTGTAACACTCGGCGCAGTAGCCGCAGGCGCAATCAGCGGAACATTCAAGCTGTCTATTAAACGGGCAACCGCCATTACCGCGGAACTCGTAAGAGGACCTACTATGATTTTGCATCCCCCGTAAAAAAGTTTTCTTACTGCAGATGCCGAAGCGGATGGATTCCCGGAATCATCTTCCACGCTCAATATAATATGTTTATCTTCCATTACCAACTCATCTGCCGCAAGTTTCATCCCGTTCAGACAACCGTTCCCGTATTCCGATAAAGCTCCCGTCAAAGGAAGAACTACTCCAACTTTTATGCTCTGTCCGTAAGTTATACCTGCCACCGACAGCAAGACTATGAGTACCAATTTTATATTTTTCATAAACACATTCCTCTTTATTTTGTTATTATATCTGATTCTCAATATTTGCAACAATAATTTTATTGTATTGTATTTATCTTCTTGTCTTCGTAGGAAACGGCAGTCGTAACAGGTTAATTACAGCTTATGTTTATTTCACCAATATTAGTTTATGGGTTTCTTTATAATCTCCCACAACAAACCTTACAAAATAAATCCCTGCCGACAATTCCTTGCCATCTAAACCAACAGTATAATTTCCTGCTTCTTTCTTTCCGTTAACGATTGTCTTTATCGTCCTTCCGGTTAAATCGTGAATCGTCAGTCTGGTATTTGTGTATTCAGGAACGGAATAACGAATAGAAGTCGAACTAAAAAATGGGTTTTTCAGTATCTTTAATTTTGATATTTGATTTTTGATTTTTGCATTTTCTTCTACACTAACGGGGTGATACTCATAACATCCCATATCATAAGCGCTTCCGTATGGTCGTCCAAAATATTCTAAATCAAACGCCGGCACATCCAAAGATGTCCCGCTATTTATTGCCGGACTTCCAACTTGTAAATGATAATTCCCATCACTGCCCCATGCAGGTGACTTGAATAACGGCGCCCGACAAAGATTCCCGCTCCCAAGAACTCCGGTCTCCATATCCGTAGAATCATAACTTGTTCCTCCAACCTCCAGCTGTTCGCTGTTTCCCGATATATAAATTAAACTGTGGTCCATTATTAAATTTATATGCTCTCCCACAAATACCGGACTCCCATTCCCCTCTATTATAACATTCCGTAACATTATTTCCATCGGCACTGTTTGCTCATACCCCATATATGAGGGGTAACTTCCATCAACGTTAACGTCGTGAATGGTTACATTTACTAGCTCAAACCTCGCTCCGGAATCAGGCATATCCGCTATCACAAGTGATGTCCACGGTGTCTGGGTTGCATTGCCGTCGCCACGCCCATACACTAAAACATTCTCTACTCTCGTGCCGGTACCCCAGAGCTTTAAGCCATCACAAGAATTATTCGCTACTATACAATTATGTATATACGTGCTTTCTACTTTGGAATCCAACCCGTCTCCCCTGTTATGCATTGAAACTGTATTTGCAATCTCTATTGGCCCGGAACTCGGCTCTATCCCAAAACCATCAGGCCTATCATATGGCGATGGCCCCGGCCCACCTTGGTAATAATGCCCGCTGTAACTCAACGTGCAACTCTCTACTACTACATTTCTCCAGCCACCTTGCACTCCCGTTGGTCCTCCAATACTTCCAAATCCACAGTAACTAATAGTACAATTTGTTATATTCAAATCACTGGCATCCTGAATGTCCATCCCGAATTCATCCAGATGATGAATATAAAGATTCCTTAATACGCAATGCGCTATCAAACCATAGCAATTAACCCCTTCTCTGAAATTCTGCCCCCCTAAATTTGTTATCTCAAGGTTTTCTATAACAATGTAACTTTTATCGGTTATTTCTATTGCCGAAGAAAGATTATTCCTGCCCTGTAGGATCACACCGCTATCTCCCTTGATTACCGTCCAATTATTTATTGTTCCCGATGGTGGAGTTATCATATCATCCCAGTATGTAGAAAGCGTGTATTGCCCGCCTCTTATTATTAAAGTATCCCCGCCTAACATTTCTTTTGACCCGTATCCCGGAGTTGCCCATGGCGCAGCAAAAGTCCCGTTCCCCGTATCTGCGC of the bacterium genome contains:
- the lptB gene encoding LPS export ABC transporter ATP-binding protein yields the protein MATLRAEALVKAYKKRRVVNEVNIEVKNGEVVGLLGPNGAGKTTTFYMVIGFIPPDSGKVYLDNDAITYEPMHLRARRGIGYLPQEASIFRQLTVEQNILAVLEFVEKDRTVRKERLKEIMGMLGIERVKDHLGYRLSGGERRRVEIGRALAIKPSFLLLDEPFTGIDPIARADIQNILRSLKAHNIGILITDHNVRETLEITDRAYIIYEGKILISGSANELVNDPQARELYLGEKFKL
- a CDS encoding T9SS type A sorting domain-containing protein, with protein sequence MVDSILLRPQAGNGKYPTAVAVNPTTNKIYVANSGSDNISVIDGTNDSVIATINVGYSINAICVNPTTNKIYTANWSSNTVSVINGGNNTVDATISVDSCPSGICVNPTTNKIYVTNYYRNNVSVIDGTTNSVVDTIPVGYYPRSICLNPTTNKIYVANNGWDDISVIDGNNNSVIDTISAKFGPSGICENPITNKIYVIYSYDTVISVIDEMTASIVDTIPIGYFPKNICVNTTTNKIYTANSSFDNVSVIDGTNNSVINTTIVGHYPSGICVNPTTNKIYVANSYSDNVSVIEGVTNSVVSTVIVGASPRGICVNTATNRIYVANAGQNNVSVINGANNSIVATIPVGFYPIIICVNQTTNKIYVTNGMMNSIPVIDGTSNTVVATLPIIGSMLGLICVNPTTNKIYVADDISGNLLIIDGASNSLVDSIVDCYPNKICVNPITNKVYVSTLDSSVLVIDGASDSVIDSVFVESWLSGICVNPTTNKIYVTNSIDKTILVIDGINDSIVATIPIGFSPLQFAVNFTTNKIYTAGLGSIFVIDGATNSVIQTMQVGQSPGSIAVNPQDSLMYVSCSEAGGVWVLKDDGTGVEENADFGSRNAELKISKNPFAKSTVISCQIPAKSNVSLTIYDLSGRCIKTLVNEEKPAGTYSISLNTKGLTSGIYFVRLTAGASETTKKITIIK
- the lptC gene encoding LPS export ABC transporter periplasmic protein LptC codes for the protein MIRYFNILILLLLTAGCKGQKKHDSVSDFEKNLPDGSQVIMNFNLTECANGETSFKLAASKAIVYSETTLVYRIKLNFFKKGAFYGELLADSGTLFTETDDMEAFGNVKVTGIEGAVLESNELKWSNARQKIYTEEQVLITTKDKKISGKNFESNPDLTNIKLKETSGSGVGTLGKIDSIGVSKPPSQAEQKNEMKKESEIGGMKIREYTTRAVAKKDTIIRKEIPNTKTNTETEKDTVK
- a CDS encoding ABC transporter substrate-binding protein, giving the protein MKNIKLVLIVLLSVAGITYGQSIKVGVVLPLTGALSEYGNGCLNGMKLAADELVMEDKHIILSVEDDSGNPSASASAVRKLFYGGCKIIVGPLTSSAVMAVARLIDSLNVPLIAPAATAPSVTIMSSRIYRLCYSDTMQGKGMAEFIRYAMGKTKAGVLLDYDNIYSKELASAFEKRFQEINGEIAKEAVYTSGDTDFRTQLQALIVKNVDCIFVASYYKEAENIIKQAAQLGITCPLMGGDGWDSQELINMTKEYNGFYFYSSHFFKNDVKAKKFRNSYMNATSMEPTSFGALGYDAIRLIGTLKLNDTTSAGIRDELRKVDNFTGVTGKVSFKNGRDPVKEVTILRFFKGNSSLQQKFIPK
- a CDS encoding right-handed parallel beta-helix repeat-containing protein, which translates into the protein MGEYKFVKRTLTILICLLGLISNTFANTHYVSTTGADTGNGTFAAPWATPGYGSKEMLGGDTLIIRGGQYTLSTYWDDMITPPSGTINNWTVIKGDSGVILQGRNNLSSAIEITDKSYIVIENLEITNLGGQNFREGVNCYGLIAHCVLRNLYIHHLDEFGMDIQDASDLNITNCTISYCGFGSIGGPTGVQGGWRNVVVESCTLSYSGHYYQGGPGPSPYDRPDGFGIEPSSGPIEIANTVSMHNRGDGLDSKVESTYIHNCIVANNSCDGLKLWGTGTRVENVLVYGRGDGNATQTPWTSLVIADMPDSGARFELVNVTIHDVNVDGSYPSYMGYEQTVPMEIMLRNVIIEGNGSPVFVGEHINLIMDHSLIYISGNSEQLEVGGTSYDSTDMETGVLGSGNLCRAPLFKSPAWGSDGNYHLQVGSPAINSGTSLDVPAFDLEYFGRPYGSAYDMGCYEYHPVSVEENAKIKNQISKLKILKNPFFSSTSIRYSVPEYTNTRLTIHDLTGRTIKTIVNGKKEAGNYTVGLDGKELSAGIYFVRFVVGDYKETHKLILVK